One part of the Anopheles merus strain MAF chromosome 3L, AmerM5.1, whole genome shotgun sequence genome encodes these proteins:
- the LOC121598367 gene encoding uncharacterized protein LOC121598367 has protein sequence MIPSTGKIDRLLVELRPRLQCANFFISFPRKFVDIESTTIELATDRITIVMKGERERYEIRTGDYFQLHTQTLSSLVIKNRYICFRVNTNESVFGSERLSTGQEMPRSDQHEETFRLACSVQPGQRYRVLCSNCAGPLQQSADPAGDPDISFQRVLELPSEQLDTDDWFCHRHDHQPSEGAPEPCQGRQQGEPSSQLATKFEPQPGDLFYGTFYALLHRTVLQRVHVRNERFVYCKRCLQYLGSTRKNRTSVKLWYENVRFQPSERSAIPLSLFRTDDALELFHHLVRKTVREFNFVTHLGLPPSIKLMFELRRPGMQGDVFYLLMQIMDCQLSVFRAKQKHTESGSSESCSDDVDDCRADGKEDVAENVALERIDLKKTEHQGEVNHNDDEGDDDDDDDDVFIDNSYRKHTIKLERHRAMKLMYQYEKYDDQPLFVFWREDSNVVNLELSEPMFSAAIRYLDANSSYVPECYRVNLGFSMSYLDIQ, from the coding sequence ATGATCCCATCCACGGGTAAAATCGACCGACTGCTGGTAGAACTGCGGCCCCGGCTACAGTGTGCCAACTTCTTCATCTCCTTCCCGCGCAAGTTTGTCGACATTGAGTCGACCACCATCGAGCTGGCCACCGATCGGATCACGATCGTGATGAAGGGCGAGCGCGAACGGTACGAAATCCGTACCGGCGACTACTTCCAGCTGCACACGCAAACGCTCAGCTCGCTCGTAATTAAAAATCGATACATTTGCTTCCGCGTAAACACCAACGAGAGTGTGTTCGGTTCCGAGCGATTATCCACCGGTCAGGAAATGCCGAGAAGCGACCAGCACGAAGAAACCTTCCGATTAGCTTGCAGTGTGCAGCCAGGCCAAAGGTACCGAGTGCTTTGCAGTAATTGTGCCGGACCGCTTCAACAGTCAGCCGACCCGGCCGGTGATCCTGACATTTCGTTCCAACGCGTACTGGAGCTACCGTCCGAGCAGCTCGATACGGACGATTGGTTCTGTCATCGGCACGATCATCAGCCGTCCGAGGGCGCACCGGAACCTTGCCAGGGGCGACAACAGGGAGAACCATCCTCCCAACTGGCGACAAAGTTTGAACCCCAACCGGGCGATCTGTTCTACGGCACATTCTATGCCCTGCTGCACCGGACCGTTTTGCAGCGCGTCCACGTGCGCAACGAACGCTTCGTGTACTGCAAGCGCTGCCTGCAGTATCTTGGATCAACGCGAAAAAATCGCACCTCGGTTAAGCTTTGGTATGAAAATGTACGCTTTCAGCCGTCGGAACGATCGGCGATACCACTATCCCTGTTCCGCACTGACGATGCGCTGGAACTGTTTCACCATCTCGTGCGAAAGACGGTACGGGAGTTTAATTTCGTCACCCATCTCGGTCTCCCGCCATCGATAAAGCTTATGTTTGAGCTGCGCCGTCCTGGGATGCAAGGTGACGTGTTCTATTTGCTGATGCAAATCATGGACTGTCAGCTAAGCGTGTTTCGGGCGAAGCAAAAACATACCGAATCCGGTTCGTCCGAATCCTGCTCGGATGATGTGGACGACTGTAGAGCTGATGGGAAGGAGGACGTAGCGGAAAATGTGGCGCTTGAACGGATCGATCTGAAGAAAACCGAGCATCAGGGTGAAGTCAACCACAACGACGAtgaaggtgatgatgatgatgatgatgatgatgtattTATTGACAACTCTTATCGGAAGCATACGATCAAGCTGGAACGACACCGGGCAATGAAGCTGATGTATCAGTACGAAAAATACGACGATCAGCCGCTGTTCGTGTTCTGGCGGGAGGACAGCAATGTGGTGAATCTGGAACTGTCCGAGCCAATGTTCAGTGCGGCGATTCGGTACCTGGACGCAAACTCGAGCTACGTGCCGGAATGTTACCGGGTGAATCTAGGATTTAGCATGAGCTATTTGGACATTCAGTAG
- the LOC121598646 gene encoding exportin-2, which produces MEINENNFERLANYLQQTLNPDPEVRRPAERFIESIEVSQNYPLLCLHLIDRPQVDMTIRVAAAIAFKNFIKRNWGFHLDNDGPNKVSESDRTGIKGLIVPMMLKSPAAIQKQLSDAVSIIGKYDFPTKWPELMDEMIEKFATGDFHIINGVLQTAHSLFKRYRYEFKSQELWEEIKYVLDKMAKPLTDLLQATLGLAEAHAGNKEALSVIYNSLVLVCKVFFSLNSQDLPEFFEDNMETWMKAFHGLLTVDVPCLKTDDDEDAGVLEHLRSQICENLCMYALKYDEEFSPYMPQFVTAVWELLVKSHIHTKYDALVSNALRFLSTVAERTHYRHLFEDPNVLASICEKVIIPNMDFRVSDEELFEDNPEEYIRRDIEGSDVETRRRAACDLVKSLLQKFEAKIVEIFGQYLQVLLAKYAENPATNWKAKDTAIYLVTSMASKGQTQKLGVTQTSELVPLPQFTQQQIIPELERADVNQLPVLKADALKFIMTFRTILGPQIIVATMPLVSKHLGAASVVVHTYAACAIDKILTMRGPDKQPIVTKEILSPLSAELIAGLFAAITVQGSNENEYIMKCIMRVLNTLQEASLPFMIVVLPRLTDILSTVAKNPSKPHFNHYLFETLSLSVKLVCKADPNAVSSFEEALFPVFQGILQQDVLEFMPYVFQMLSLFLEIREGKSNIPDTYLALFPCLLTPALWERPGNVTPLIRLLCAFVRQASAQISADDKLNGVLGVFQKMIASKNNDHEGFYLLQNLLLYYPAEELGRSMRQIFSLLFQRLSSSKTTKFVRSFIVFLCLYTARVGPQALIQMIESIQAQMFGMVVERVFIPDINKVSGELEQKIVSVGITKLLCECPEMLAEPYVLFWPQLLQTVVQIFELPPDESAIDGDNFIEIEDVPGYQAAYSQLNFAQSKPVDPLPDVGNVRQHLVQNLGKLAQANGGKVRTLIAALPADHQEALQKYCAQSGVQIA; this is translated from the exons ATGGAGATCAACGAGAACAACTTCGAGCGGTTGGCCAACTACCTGCAGCAGACACTGAATCCGGATCCGGAAGTGCGGCGTCCAG CGGAACGTTTCATCGAGAGCATTGAGGTAAGCCAAAACTATCCGCTGCTATGTCTGCACCTGATCGACCGGCCGCAGGTCGACATGACGATCCGGGTGGCGGCCGCAATCGCGTTCAAGAACTTCATCAAGCGCAACTGGGGCTTCCATCTGGACAACGACGGGCCGAACAAGGTGAGCGAATCGGACCGGACCGGCATCAAGGGACTGATCGTGCCGATGATGCTGAAATCGCCGGCCGCCATCCAGAAGCAGCTGAGCGATGCGGTCAGCATTATTGGGAAGTACGATTTTCCCACCAAGTGGCCGGAGCTGATGGACGAGATGATAGAAAAGTTTGCCACCGGAGACTTTCACATCATCAACGGTGTGCTGCAGACGGCCCACTCGCTGTTCAAGCGGTACCGGTACGAGTTCAAGTCCCAGGAGCTGTGGGAGGAGATCAAGTACGTGCTGGACAAGATGGCGAAACCGCTCACTGATCTGCTGCAGGCCACGCTCGGGCTAGCGGAGGCACACGCCGGCAACAAGGAGGCACTGAGCGttatctacaactcgctggtGCTCGTGTGCAAGGTGTTCTTTTCGCTCAACTCGCAGGATTTGCCAGAATTTTTCGAAGACAACATGGAAACGTGGATGAAGGCGTTCCACGGGCTGCTGACGGTGGACGTGCCGTGCCTGAAGACGGACGATGACGAGGACGCGGGCGTGCTCGAGCATCTGAGGTCGCAGATCTGCGAGAACCTGTGCATGTACGCGCTCAAGTACGACGAAGAGTTTAGCCCGTACATGCCCCAGTTTGTGACGGCCGTCTGGGAGCTGCTGGTGAAATCGCACATCCACACCAAGTACGATGCGCTCGTCTCGAATGCGCTGCGCTTCCTGAGCACGGTGGCGGAGCGAACCCACTACCGGCATCTGTTCGAGGATCCGAACGTGCTAGCGAGCATCTGCGAGAAGGTCATCATACCGAACATGGACTTCCGCGTGTCGGACGAGGAGCTGTTCGAGGACAACCCGGAGGAGTACATCCGGCGTGACATCGAGGGCTCGGACGTTGAGACGCGCCGGCGGGCGGCTTGCGATCTGGTGAAGTCGCTGCTGCAAAAGTTCGAGGCAAAGATTGTGGAAATTTTCGGCCAGTACCTGCAGGTGCTGCTGGCAAAGTACGCGGAAAATCCGGCCACCAACTGGAAGGCGAAAGATACGGCCATCTATCTGGTCACGTCGATGGCCTCGAAGGGCCAGACGCAGAAACTTGGCGTTACGCAGACGTCCGAGCTGGTGCCGCTGCCCCAGTTCACGCAGCAGCAGATCATTCCCGAGCTGGAGCGGGCCGACGTTAACCAGCTGCCGGTGTTGAAGGCGGACGCGCTGAAGTTCATCATGACGTTCCGGACGATCTTGGGACCGCAAATCATTGTCGCGACGATGCCGCTGGTTTCGAAGCATCTCGGCGCGGCTAGCGTTGTGGTGCACACATACGCGGCCTGTGCGATCGACAAGATACTCACGATGCGCGGTCCGGACAAGCAGCCGATCGTGACAAAGGAGATACTGTCGCCACTGAGTGCGGAGTTGATTGCGGGCCTGTTTGCGGCGATCACCGTGCAGGGCTCGAACGAGAACGAGTACATCATGAAGTGCATTATGCGGGTGCTCAACACGTTACAGGAAGCGTCGCTCCCGTTCATGATCGTGGTATTGCCGCGCCTGACCGACATATTGTCGACCGTTGCGAAAAACCCATCGAAACCACACTTTAACCACTACCTGTTCGAGACGCTGTCCCTTTCTGTAAA ACTCGTTTGCAAAGCCGATCCCAATGCGGTCAGCTCATTCGAGGAGGCGCTTTTCCCTGTATTCCAAGGCATCCTTCAGCAAGACGTATTGG AATTCATGCCATACGTGTTCCAGATGTTGTCACTGTTTTTGGAGATACGCGAGGGCAAGAGCAACATTCCAGACACGTACCTTGCGCTGTTCCCTTGCCTGCTGACGCCCGCCCTCTGGGAGCGGCCCGGCAACGTGACACCACTGATTCGGTTGCTGTGCGCGTTTGTGCGGCAAGCTTCGGCGCAAATCTCGGCCGACGACAAGCTGAACGGCGTGCTGGGTGTGTTCCAGAAGATGATTGCCTCCAAGAACAACGATCACGAAGGGTTCTATCTGTTGCAAAATCTGCTCCTCTACTATCCCGC CGAGGAGCTTGGCAGAAGCATGCGACAAATTTTCTCCCTGCTATTCCAGCGGCTTAGTTCCTCCAAAACGACAAAGTTCGTGCGAAGCTTTATCGTTTTTCTCTGCCTTTACACGGCTCGCGTTGGTCCGCAGGCACTGATTCAGATGATCGAAAGCATTCAAGCGCA AATGTTTGGCATGGTGGTGGAACGCGTATTTATTCCCGACATCAACAAAGTGTCCGGCGAGCTGGAGCAAAAGATTGTGTCTGTCGGCATCACGAAGCTGCTGTGCGAGTGTCCGGAAATGCTGGCCGAACCGTACGTCCTGTTCTGGCCGCAGCTGCTGCAAACGGTGGTGCAGATCTTTGAGCTGCCGCCGGACGAGTCGGCCATCGATGGGGACAACTTCATCGAAATTGAGGACGTGCCCGGTTACCAGGCCGCTTACTCGCAGCTCAACTTTGCCCAGTCCAAGCCGGTCGACCCGCTGCCGGACGTTGGGAATGTGCGCCAGCATCTGGTCCAGAACCTTGGCAAGCTGGCACAGGCGAACGGGGGCAAGGTTCGTACACTGATTGCGGCCCTGCCAGCCGATCACCAGGAGGCGCTGCAGAAGTACTGCGCCCAGAGCGGTGTTCAGATCGCTTAA
- the LOC121598368 gene encoding m7GpppX diphosphatase has product MLKTSSTSNDNGSSITKVSECNVVDESPSSQRQREGQQPPPTEQSTVDGGEICYDLAHFRTVRVLNNNSTHKCVALLGRFSNLSPDQQAIVVLEKRAFTEAEITTTPAEREKSAQHGESETEKSEQQPSDEQRRTFFTTSSRLHKEFVNDVYGNFLCTVDPELNRLKVSIIYPASEKHIVKHTAQHRYMIEETIDQYNKITLPHLEEEQLSLEWLYNVLEHRKEKERILYEDPCDENGFILLPDLKWDGKTVEQLYLLALVRRRGIRSLRDLTAADLPLLRNVQTRGIAAIEKRYGIGASQLRIYLHYQPTFYHLHMHFTYLRYDPPGAGCEKAHLLSTVINNLELAGDYYQRATLSYTLKETDKLYGKFLLAQEAADEPAAKRSKTTVLDESQ; this is encoded by the exons ATGCTGAAAACAAGCTCCACATCGAACGAtaacggcagcagcatcaccaagGTCAGCGAATGTAATGTTGTCGATGAATCACCGTCGTCTCAACGTCAACGCGAAGGTcagcaaccaccaccaaccgaACAAAGCACGGTCGATGGCGGCGAAATATGTTACGATCTGGCCCACTTTCGTACCGTGCGCGTGCTGAACAATAACAGTACGCACAAGTGTGTCGCCCTGCTGGGGCGTTTTAGCAACCTCTCGCCCGACCAGCAGGCCATCGTCGTGCTCGAGAAGCGAGCGTTTACCGAGGCCGAGATAACCACCACGCCAGCGGAGCGTGAAAAAAGTGCTCAACACGGTGAAAGTGAAACCGAGAAAAGCGAACAGCAACCGTCTGACGAGCAGAGGCGAACGTTTTTCACGACGTCATCACGTTTGCACAAGGAGTTCGTGAATGACGTATATGGCAATTTCCTCTGCACCGTAGATCCGGAGCTGAATC GTTTAAAAGTGTCCATTATCTATCCTGCCTCGGAGAAACATATCGTTAAGCATACGGCGCAACATCGGTATATGATCGAGGAGACGATCGACCAGTACAATAAAATTACATTGCCCCATCTGGAAGAAGAGCAGCTAAGTTTGGAG TGGCTTTACAACGTGCTTGAACATCGCAAAGAGAAGGAGCGCATCCTGTACGAAGATCCGTGCGACGAGAACGGTTTCATTCTGCTGCCGGACCTGAAATGGGACGGCAAAACGGTTGAACAGCTCTATCTTCTTGCCCTGGTCCGTCGTCGTGGCATTCGCTCACTGCGCGATCTAACCGCAGCCGATCTGCCCCTGCTGCGAAACGTGCAGACGCGTGGAATTGCTGCGATCGAGAAGCGGTACGGAATCGGGGCGTCACAGCTGCGCATTTACCTTCACTACCAGCCCACATTCTACCATCTGCATATGCACTTTACCTATCTGCGATACGATCCACCGGGCGCGGGCTGCGAAAAGGCTCACCTTTTATCGACGGTCATCAACAATCTGGAGCTGGCGGGGGACTATTATCAGCGCGCTACCCTTTCCTACACGCTGAAGGAGACTGACAAGCTGTACGGCAAATTTCTGCTTGCGCAGGAAGCAGCGGACGAACCGGCAGCAAAGCGCAGCAAAACAACGGTTCTGGACGAATCGCAGTAA